One Mugil cephalus isolate CIBA_MC_2020 chromosome 12, CIBA_Mcephalus_1.1, whole genome shotgun sequence DNA segment encodes these proteins:
- the LOC125017672 gene encoding histamine N-methyltransferase-like: protein MKQADGTVAPPTGPWREQPACLKSGRAASVLILCVKGYKESAMAAEAAQTCYEGSTVQSFQFYLEHSGEHAAILGSLDNILPGEFKRIGAGESSLDVLGVGSGGGEVDVQILSLLQSAVPGVPINAHIVEGSSKLTNNFKVLVAKTGSLQIPFVWHILGSEGYMRQVMAKEDKKKFNFIHMIQMLYYVNDLGQTIKFYHSLLKNNGRLMIIIEAASGGWDILWNTFKKELWSEVIPEYRSSREIVALLNSQGLKYDEHVIPNTFDITECFDPSSVTGGRLLNFMTAKDNFHQAFTPEIKAAMLDLLRNKCSTEKDGRVYFNSNLRCILVHA, encoded by the exons ATGAAACAAGCTGATGGAACAGTAGCCCCACCCACAGGCCCGTGGAGAGAGCAGCCTGCATGTTTAAAGAGTGGGCGAGCAGCTTCTGTCCTCATTCTCTGTGTAAAAGGATACAAG GAGTCGGCCATGGCTGCAGAAGCAGCCCAGACTTGTTATGAGGGCAGCACTGTCCAGAGCTTCCAGTTCTACCTGGAGCACTCAGGAGAACACGCGGCCATTCTCGGGTCGCTTGACAACATCCTGCCAGGAGAATTCAAAAG AATTGGAGCAGGGGAAAGCAGCCTGGATGTCCTCGGGGTTGGAAGTGGTGGAG GAGAGGTGGATGTCCAGATTCTCTCTCTCCTGCAGTCTGCAGTCCCTGGCGTTCCCATCAATGCTCACATTGTTGAGGGCAGCTCTAAGCTCACAAACAACTTCAAAG TTTTGGTGGCAAAGACTGGCAGTCTTCAGATCCCGTTTGTGTGGCATATATTGGGCAGTGAGGGCTATATGAGGCAAGTGATGGCaaaggaagacaaaaagaaattcaACTTCATACATATGATTCAG ATGCTCTACTATGTGAATGACCTGGGTCAAACCATCAAGTTTTACCACAGCCTTCTGAAAAATAACGGCAGGCTTATGATCATCATTGAAGCAG CCAGCGGTGGTTGGGATATCCTGTGGAACACTTTCAAGAAGGAGCTGTGGAGTGAGGTCATCCCTGAATACCGCTCATCAAGAGAGATCGTCGCCCTCCTAAACAGCCAGGGTCTGAAATACGACGAGCATGTGATTCCCAACACCTTCGACATCACTGAGTGCTTCGATCCAAGCAGCGTGACTGGAGGACGTCTCCTGAACTTCATGACGGCGAAAGACAACTTCCACCAGGCCTTCACCCCAGAGATCAAAGCGGCAATGTTAGACCTCCTCAGAAACAAGTGTAGCACTGAAAAAGACGGCAGAGTGTACTTCAATAGTAATCTGAGGTGCATTCTTGTTCATGCCTGA